A part of Aegilops tauschii subsp. strangulata cultivar AL8/78 chromosome 2, Aet v6.0, whole genome shotgun sequence genomic DNA contains:
- the LOC141040754 gene encoding uncharacterized protein translates to MLWSIRTTATKPTGETPFFLVYGAEAVLPHKVRRRSTRVLAFDEAQQGAMWGTDLVLGEERRREAALRAARYQQALWRYHCRNIRPRTLEVGDLVLRRVLSWEGLHKLSPMWEGPFKVVHVSRPGAARLETQERVPVPNAWNIQHLRRFYP, encoded by the coding sequence atgCTATGGTCTATCCGCACTACCGCCACCAAGCCGACCGGCGAAACCccgttcttccttgtctacggagctgaagcggtcctccctcacaaGGTCAGGCGTCGCTCCACGCGGGTCCTGGCATTTGACGAAGCGCAGCAGGGCGCCATGTGGGGGAcagatctcgtgctgggggaggagcgCCGTCGGGAGGCCGCGCTTCGAGCGGCAAGATACCAACAGGCGCTgtggcgataccactgccgcaacatccgcccCAGGACACTCGAGGTAGGCGACCTCGTGCTCAGGCGAGTGCTCTCCTGGGaggggctgcacaagctctcgcccatgtgggagggcccgttcaaggttgttCATGTTTCTAGACCTGGCGCCGCGCGCTTGGAGACCCAGGAGAGGGTGCCCGTCCCGAACGCGTGGAACATCCAACACCTCCGGAGGTTCTACCCATAA
- the LOC141040755 gene encoding uncharacterized protein, translated as MPQKLLLALLVASRKLQHYFQGHPIRVISAYPLERILRSPNSAGRVAEWNIELQAFQLEFSTTRVIKGAALADFVAEWTEAPGLEADEDRSLSPGSEAPDDWVMYFDGAFSRHGAGAGTVLESPTQDKLYYAVQLCFQHGEKVSNNIAEYEGLMAGLRATAALGVKRLTV; from the coding sequence atgcccCAGAAGCTCTTGCTTGCATTactggtggcctcacgcaagttGCAGCACTATTTCCAGGGCCATCCCATCAGGGTCATCTCGGCCTATCCATTGGAAAGGATACTCAGGAGCCCCAATTCAGCCGGAAGagtcgctgaatggaacatcgagttgcaagctTTCCAACTGGaattcagcacaaccagggtcatcaaagGAGCCGCCCTTGcagattttgtggcagaatggacagaGGCACCAGGGCTCGAAGCAGATGAAGATCGGTCGCTTTCCCCAGGAAGTGAAGCACCAGAcgactgggtcatgtacttcgatggagCATTTTCGCGGCACGGCGCAGGAGCCGGCACAGTGCTCGAGTCCCCCACTCAAGACAAGCTCTATTATGCCGTGCAACTCTGTTTCCAgcatggcgagaaggtctccaacaacatagcagaatacgaaggcctcatggCGGGCTTAAGAGCCACAGCAGCGctgggagtgaagcgcctcaccgtctAG